The nucleotide window AGACCAGTCCGAGTTCTGCTCAGCCTCTGGTAGGGTAAATCCAGCCTGAGTCTACCCCTAGTCTCATATGGGTGGAAGCTCTGTCGGGTCACGAGCAACCCCACGTTCGCATGTGTTCTGCAAAGGGTATGGAGAACATAGAGGGAGAGGACGGTGAGGATCCTCTCTTTGATAAAGAGTGGGCGACAGTGGGCTAATCTACCAGCCCCACAAATAATCCTCAGGGCCCTCTTCTGGAGACGAAGGACTCGGGCGACATCTGTGGCTCCACCCCAGAGGGGGAGGCCATATAAAATCACGCTCTGAAAAAAGCCAAAATAGCACATTTTAAGATAATGAGGTGGCACACTGTGTTTGAGACCCCTCAGCAGGAAAACCACTCTGCTCAACCTGGCGCAAACTGTCTCAATGTGCTCGCCCCATGAGAGCTTCCTGTCAAGGGTAAACCCTAACAGTTTGACAGGCgcaaaattgtattcattcccATTTCTGAGACTGAACACAATAGACTGAGTTTTGTCTTCATTGAGGAGGAAGCGATTGGCAGAGAACCAGTCCGATGCAAATGCTCCAGTCTCCACCATAGCTGCCCTCAGTCCTCCCATCTCACGACCAGCATTGAAGAAGGTGGAGTCGTCCGCATAACAGACAACACACCTGCCATCCACCTGAGCTATATCGTTAACTGAAATAAGAAACAACAGAGGCCCCAGGACAGAGCCCTGAGGCACTCCACAGTCAACACAATCCCTGATCTCAGAGAGAACTCCATTAGCCAGCACCGCCTGTCTGCGACCCCCCAGGTAGGCCTGAATCAGTTTGAGAGGAGACGGTCCCACACCATAATGCCTAAGCTTGTCCACGAGAATAGCATGATCCATTGTATCAAAGGCCTTGCTGAGATCACACAAGGTGAGCCCAGCAAGTCCACGTGCCTCAAAGCAATCAAATATCTTGGAAAGCAGGAAATCTACTGCATCAGTGGTGGATCTATTTTTCCTGAAACCAAACTGGGTGGTCGCAAACAGGCCGCACTGGTCACAATAAGCAAGGAGTTGCTCAGCAATaagaatttcaaaaatcttCGATATAATAGGCAGGATGGAGATAGGCCTATAGTTAGTAGGATCATGCCTATCACCCTTCTTAAAGACAGGCACTGTCTTAGAAATTTTAAGTTGAGAAGGAAATACAGACTGCTGGAAACACAGATTAATACAAACAGTCAGGGGAGAGACAATAAGAGCTAGTACATCCTTAATAGTAGCACTGGTCATACCATAAATGCCTTTACTAACCGAGTTGCTCAAACAGTTCACAACTCGAGTGACATCATCACAAGTAATACGGCGCCAGGTCAACAGCCGAAGAGCGGGGGGCCGAACCGAAGCCGAGAGCAGATCCGCCGCCACCACAGGGGAAGCTCGGATCCCCTCGCAGATACCGCGAATAGAACTGGTCCACGCGTCGTGAAGATCATCCGCAGATACCGGAACAGCACCAGGAGCTGGTACACCCGCAGCGGCCCTGATGATACCCCAGGCAGCTTTACACCTATTGGGTGCCCGGTCAATCAGCTCAGAGTTGTAGCGCATCCTGGCCGCACGAGCAGCCCGCTGGTATGATCTCCTCAGTCCCATGTAGGTCCGTTTAGAGGACAGGAGTCGATCAGCCCGAAACCGCTCATACGCCATAAGAACCAGGTCTCTCAAGTCAAGAAGGTCGTCCGTAATCCACAGTGCACCACGTTTACCAGGCCTTCCAGAGAGGAAACGTTTTAGTGGAAAGCAGTTGTTGAAGCCAGTCAGGAGTCTATCAAAAAACGCCGTGAAATTGGGCTGTGCATCAGGATGATCCTTCAGAAAGCTCCAGTCAATCAGAGTCAGATAATGAAGAAAACGCTCGCGTCCACCCTGTGTGATGGGTCGCACCCAAGTGAGTCGATCACGCCCTGCAGGTATAGAGGCAGGGTAGGTGGAAGTTGGCAATTCCACATTGCAGCCGAGTGCCAGGTGGTCACTGAGGAGAGGATTTACAATTGAACAACTAATGTTATTGCCAATGTTCAGATTTGTAATCACATTATCGAGGCAAGCATCAAATCTAGTGGGCTGCCAGTTAGCCACATAGAGGTCCAGAGATCTCAATAGGTTAACAAACTCCCTTGTCCTGCGGTCAGCCTTCAACACGTCAATGTTGGAGTCACCGCCAACAATTATGTTAAAACCTGGATTTAAGTTAGCTAGCTGAACAACAAGTCCCTCAAGTGAGTTGAAAAAATTTTGAAGGCAACCAGCTGGTGACCATTCACTTTATTTTTAATGCATTGCACATTATAAAAAAGCATGTCAAAAAGCAGTTTATCACAAGGAAAATCATGCATGGAAACACAATCGTCAGAATTGATTAGTCTTTCAGTTGAGGAGCCAGTTTTGGACTGCCTAAAAAAACATTAGATGATTGCTTATTTCTCCTGTTTGCAGGGATGTATTTTTTAACTAAAGTCCCCTCCGTCCAAAATTCAGCAGACAGCACACGATCAAAGAACTTATCGGCTACAGCCAACTTGAAAGAGGAATAGGAGTCATACCTGGAATTCAATTTTTGGCAGTCAAAATCCGTGCTGGCTATGCCAGACTGATTCAGATATGTGGTAACTTCAGACACCGTCACTTCAGGCTGCAGCCTAGATACAAAGATTGATCTACGCTTATCAACCGTTTTCAGAGGCAAAACACCACTCTCAACAGTCACAGTGGAAGAACTTTTTACTGAGCCAATAATATGTTTTGACTTTTTACCTACAGCAGCACTATAGTTCATACGCGACACTCGCGAAGTATCAGATTTCTTCTGATTGGAAACAGAAGCACTTTGTTTGTTACTAGAAAAAGATTTTGTTTCAAACGTTTCGACAAGTTGATTAACACTAACAGCAGGAAGTTTATCGGCTACGATTGTTTTAACCTGCAACTGCTTGTTAGGTTGTTGCGTCACAACAGGCAGCCCATTGCAATTGGGATTTGTCacgttttgaaatttttctagtaATTCCAATCTTTTGCACAGATTTAAATAATTTGCATTTACCTGTTTTAATTGTTCACAGTAACCAtcgaaaacaatattatcacaAGTAGACTTAACACAAGTAGTAGACTTTGAATTTTCAATCGTCTCCCTAACCTTCAAATTGCACAAGTCACAGTACCACGAAACTTTTCTACTTAGGTCTTCAATCTTTTTGAATTCATTCGTTGTTATTTTCACACATTTAATATGAAACCACTTCATACAATAACCCTCGCAATTTATtgacttttcattatttgagaaCAATTCTAGGCAAGAGCCACAAACAGATTCGACAACACTATCCACTGCCATCACATTCCCCGGTCACCGACTGTGGCGAAGACTGaacaagtaacaagtaagtaaggatccgacacgaacaattatTTCGATCAActgcaatttaagatggcggctaaaatggcgagaatgtttaaaaaacagggtttttcgcattTCGCGATCAAgtttataccaaaaatagtaatcgataagctctatcaactgccacaagtcccatatctgtagcaatttcaggagctccgccccatctatgctaagtttgattttagattcccaattatcaggcttcagataaaatttcaaatggaaaagattgagaataaaaatctctacaattaattaaaattgaaaataagcttgaaattcgagaaaatgtgattattcaattgcaaactgttgattctattaaatcattcactatgaagagatagcagacctcgtgtgtctccagcgttattgtcctgtccccagctggctcagatctttggatagtagacttgagatgcgcgtgaacactagcgtcatgtgatcaataattttcataacagcaaagaaaagttgtgtgagtgcgtcacaccagatttttacatttgTTATAGCCTACACTGAAtcttataatattcaaagtGACATTGCAGCTTGCTTAATAATGGTGATGTTCAATGAGAAACAAATTAGACCTTTACCTTCGATCTTGTTATGGGTGAATGGAGCATCTGCACTAGATGCAACGCCAACTCTTTCACGATGGAACTTAGCCGGAATATTCTTGCACTCCATtctataaagaagaataattcaagtttagagGTTGTTAATCAATTGGTTTCTACAATTGCTCACTAAAGGCGCAATCCCTTAGCGACAGCTCTAGCCGCGCAGAGGAAAAAAGTTGTTGGGAATAGCACTTTGGgaagtaaattgaaataaaatgattttatagCTTCTGACACTCAAGTTAGTTAGGTTTGGTATGGGTTGTGTAGGTTTAAAATCCATACAGTACCGTACTGATCAATGTTTATCACAAAAGTCgatgtatattattttactcACATAGGTTGCAGTGTATGAGCTTTTCTAGAAGTGGCGTGAGTTTTAAATTAGTATGAACAAACCAGATGATTTTTTGATGATCTTTCCAAGCGATCAATTGATTACTGTAGATTCATACATTTGGAAAAAGGTGTACCGTATTTTATTGCCATTTGGAAAGATATTCATCTGAAGAAGAACTACCTATTTAAATCATAAAGATTTATTGACAGACACCCACATAGTGCACTTTCTCAGAAATTTCAAGCAATAGAAAGATTATAATTAAGCAGGATATAGGCCTAGTTTACTAAAGCACAGTTCCAAGTAGAATGTAGTTTATGTTACTCTTCATGCTCAAGTTACTCGTgtaaaaatagtaataatatttgtaGTATGAAGTACGACTTGACTTGAATTTCATatcaattgtttgttttattctgatttgtatattcagattgatcatttagtgtataaattgaaatggacataccttacctacataatatttggacaattagacaaaattaggaaattgaagaagttttaggcaatagatgctagagcacaagatttctttttctagccacgccaattatttaactacaaattatttattaattttcatgtaaaacgGTTGTTGGctaattggtgaataaaatttgattggatttgaaaaattagcctgttttttctttaccgactattgtattgtttgctctatccaataaataaataagagttTTAAATAGATTAGCATCCTTGCACTCCAATTCTAACCTACAAATTTGACTAACCTTTCATTTACTTCAAATGgtttttgtatattattataaaaaattacatcAATTCTATTCTTTACTTTTACTTCTCTATTGGAATATTTTGTCTTCTGAATAAAAGTTACATTTTATGGCCAACATTGGAGTCTTTCACCAAATCTCTATACGTAAATTCAATAGGTAGGCTACCCAACTGAAAGCTTCAGTTGAAAATTGTAATCCTTGCTGTCCAAATTCTAGAAAATTTAATTGCTGGCACAATTTAAATAGGCCTAATTGAATCACGCAACATAAAAATTGAGCTTATCAGATAAACTTTGgctttactgtatttgtattataaactagcctacctttaaaaaatacatttaagaaagaataagtgtaaaaataaatacGTCAAATCTAAACAGACTGCATAAACATTCTATTATAGAGAATTAAAAGAAAACTAGCTTTACCTTCAAGAACAGCTCAAGACTGGCTATTACAGCAATATATTGCAAGAGGATTCACTAGGCTATATtcactttttaatattttagatGAGAAACTCAATTATCACTCATTCGAAAAACACTCAACAGTATAAtactaaataaaattacattttcatcACATAATAAGGTCCTAACTAAACATAAGACTGGAAGTGGAAGGTGAAGGTCTGTAGTGCTTGTAGTTGTAGgctaatatttattcaaaacttcCATACTAATAGTTTGGAAATTGGAAATGGAACAGATACTACATTCTGTAACAGAGTATTGGAACAGTTTATTATCCTCCTTGGAACAGTTAACAGTATGATCGAGATGGCAATGAcaaaatcatataaaaatataacggTTGATATTTTGAcggttgaataaatttatttgagtggacaaaataaattgaagttgaatgattgattatgcTAAGGATTTTgatatgaaatttttacaatgtGACATCAAAGTTCACCTTCGAATCTCGCTACAATAGGCGCGCTCGTCCTTGAATCATACAACTTTGGATGTGGACTGACTCTCACGAGAAATTGCATTGCAATACGCATGCGTCGTCACATGATGCTCCAGATGAGAATTTCGTCAACTAttgtgaggtacacgttatcaAGATAgtaaagaaagatagcagaacgacgttgccgatcctctgtcttgtcaataccttctatagacagcagctgatacaagtttattatGGATGATCAACTCCATGATTATTTTGACCAGTGCGGCCTGTTTGCGGCCACTCAGTTTGGTTTCAGAAAATCAACCATTGATACTATTGATTTTTCGGtccttgaggtgcgtacagatatacgcgccgcgaacatgagcaattcactatATCTGTAATTTTACAGAAACgttaagatacagatatagaaaagcttggcatcagctgattaaaagtgaattgctcatgttcgcggcgcgtaaatctgttcGCACCTTTAGAGTTTACAAGTGCTATGAGATGCATAGACTTGCTTGGCTCACTCTGTGTGATCTTAGCAAGCCATTTTATACGCTTGATCACCAAATTCTTCTCAAGAAGCTCAAGCACTATGGTGTGGTTGGATCAGGCTAATCCATGCCTATCTGGATGGTCGCAGACAGGCGGTGATGCCAATGGTATTCTTtcaacctagcgccgcagtgcaggatggtttctcacagcttggcgttgttgtcatttgagatgggtgtctgacTTGGAGGtatttcggccgcattgcaggatgactgttaacggttgccggaagatcaacagctgggtttttttcgttatttttcgtgatagagaaattctgattgcagattcgttctcagcgaccccaagtttagcctgaaggctcagaatgttaacaatgtatttaaataattaaaaatcatcatgaaaagtcattaatatggaaatacaccacgtttctggaaactttttattggtgactggagttattattgattataggtagcacaaaaatcaaaataatcgtgagaaagaaaactgctgatgaacgcgaataagaccgtcactccattgttctattgtctcggctgcttggctgagcctggctggagggatcaaataaccgactggtttgatctttcgtctgtccactaggcggaactacgccgaacattgctgggtggaagacgttactgcggccgctcgcattcccaccaacgctgctattatttgctgtctcagcgcctagtccgagtcagacaagcatccagcctgcactgcggagctaggttcaCAGATTAGAGACTGTCATGACTATGGGGTGCCCCAGGGCTCTGTCTTGGGCCCTCTGATTTTTCTGATCGTAGTGAATGACATTGCATGTGTGGATACCAGAACGACAGTCTGCTATGCTAATGACACGACATTCTAAGACATGGGCTACAGTGCTGACGAGCTGAGGATGGCTATGCTTGAGACCAGGGTGTTTGCAACAAATTGGTTCTCTTCAAACCTGTTCCTCCTCAATGAGCAGGAAACGCAAACTATTGTATCCAGCCTTAGGAATGGAGAGGAATACGAGTCTGCTCCGGTGATACAAAGCTGCTTGGCTTGATCCTGGACATGAACCTGTCCTGGAGTTGCCATATAGAGTCTATTTGCGGTGGGTTGAGCAGGGTAGTTTTCTTGTTGAGAGGGCTGGCTAAGAGGTAGTGTTCCCATGCACTACCTTAGGGTGTGCTAATTTGCTTTCTTTTAGAGCATCATAAATTATATGACTATGGTCTGGGGCGAAGCTGCTGATGTTGGACGTGTGCTGTACATACAGAAGAAAGCCTTGTGGTGCTGACAGACTGACTCATTGTCGTCCTTTCTTTGTTAGAGAGAGGATACTTACGGAAActtgatgagcgctactatacaaaaattaattgTCAGCCCGGGACAAGTATAATTTTCACTCATAAGTTATTGAGTTATAATAGCTATAATTCATCACTCATCACttcatattatcattcatcacTTGAGGTAGCACTAATATTATAAGGTATAATCTTTTTTCAGTATAAGGTAGGCTATAACTTTCTCAGCATAGAATTTTTCTAACACACTACAGTTGAAGAAATAATGAAGACATACAGAGTTATTGGAAATCATTGAAAGAGCTCAACATTATTTCTTTTATAAaggtaatttgaaataaattagatATCATACTACTTAGATATCATACCCTGActctgaatcataaaaaatcttCATTCATGACCTTCACACCAAATGCTGCTACTCAACCTGTAAAccgaataaacttgaaaattcataatatcaaatgtaataaaataGGTTTGAATGATTGTGACTGTCCTAAACTAGAGGACTCTAAAACCGTTAAATACCTGGGAATAATTGTTGACCGTCATCTGAGATGGGATTCCCAGATCCAATCTCTATGTCACAAGGTCAAgtatttaacaaataaattttacaaaatgagCCAGTTGAAAATGCAACAAATTACTAGAATGGCCTACTTTGCTTACGCACAATCTGTGTTGCAATATGGAATTAGGGTGTGGGGGGGGTACTGCTGAATGTCATATAAACAAGATCttcaatgttcaaaaacatataataaaagtggCACTAAGCAAACCAAGGCTGTATCCTACTAGAATTCTCTTCCAGGAATCTAACATACTTACAATCAAACAgctctacttgaaaaatttaatttcatatttattaaaaaacaaaaatcttttcaATACCCGAATTACTCCATATAACACGCGCCAAACTTACAGGAGATCTGACTTACCTGAAACTAATCTAACAGTAGGCCTATGTAGAATGCAATTTCCGTATAGATGTGACAAACTAGTAAATATTATACTACAAGACTTcatatcagacaatcaaaattgCTATAAGAGAAAAGAAATCTTATCATGGATCAAAACATCACCTGACGTTTTCAGTAATCAAAGGCAGTAGCTTGtaacaaattctaaatttacGTTTCTCCACTCacctcttctcatcaccagttgaCTTGTGCATTCACTgtgcttcttctctttctcaggttttccctcttatattgtaaaaaaaaaaactgttcttcatttcactctgtatttcaaatttattttaccatTAGGCTATTCTTagtcatttattatattctattttataaatattttttcttttctacgTTTCTCAATCTTTATATTCTCTTACTCATGCTCGCGAACAGACGAAAGTCTTGCGAGCTACACATTCTTTtgtactctttatttattttgtatttttgtgtatttaaactatgtaaaaagtgcaaagaatgaataaattgaaattgaaattgaaagcatttccaaagtgatGAAGAAGTGAAAACCGCGGTGCACGAGTGACTACAGGCACATAATACTTCAAGGAGACTATctcagaaaattataaatataaggtTCACTTAGTTATCAAAATAAATGATATATAACCGttttaaggttttcatttgattcaccctCGTATAAATTGATTGCAATACGTATTTTTAAGAAATTCACTGTAGTATTGGAGAGCTGTTGAAACGTCGATGAATAAAAAACCCACGTTTGTTGAAAAACTATTTAAAGTAGGTTCAACTTACAGAATGGTTAGCCTCTTTGTTATTAGAAGTAATCCACTTGTATAAATCGCTCGGCTGAAACTCTGGTTCTGTCAAATTTCTCCTTGATTGGATAGTTGTATTTGATCCCTTGCTCCATGTTTGCTGCAGTATAAATAGAAAtctgtaaaaataataacagaACTGACTAagtaatgaaatttatttaattctCAATTACAACTAAGTGTAATTACAACAAAAATAGGTGAATTGAAACTttctaattgaatgaaaaatcattaaaatagaCAATTACGTGTCTAAATATTAAGGTTACGGCGTACAGAAGGCAAGCGTTAGGTCCAAACTttacaaacataatttttttccgCTGAGGCGCGTCTATTCCGCTCGACAGTGCTTTCCATAAAATACAATGCATCTTttaaattaacagaaaattcctcgCTTCTGTACAGCTCTTTTACTTTGTGCCGAAAGGTATAATTCCTAATCGACGACTCTAGACGCGCGTCTATGCTAGAGCCGTCGCTAAGAAATTGTACCTTCGGCATATACTCTAATAATAAGATTatgagtatataataatattagtaaaattaaaataatacaggTATTGATGTCATTGTACTTGACATTATGTGGAACTAGGCTATTTATTTTCAAgtctttcatttcatgtattagTACCGGTAGCatattaagctgggtttacaccaaagttattaacaaaatgttaataacttaatccttatatattctattagattgaacggaccttgacaaacacataagataagttatgttcaatctaataggattTATTAGGATTaagtaattgaaattttgttattaactttggtgtaaaggCAGCTTTAGCCTATTCATACCATAGTAGAATATTACATTAATCTACATCAATATAGAGAAATTGGACAACATTGCTGTTTCTAGCgtgaataatattagtaattttTATTAGGGAATCTTCTTGCTACATTGATACTCTGTTGGGTTTTGATTACCAACTAAGACTTGATTAAAAACTATTTCCAACCTAAATTCATCATTTGATCATTAGTTAAACTGAAATTGgatgaataaatgtattatttaattaaaattgtaattaatttaatgaaaattgtaataagaattactgttatcaatataatttagaATCGTCGTTTCTTCAAagtaaggttagttttgaaac belongs to Nilaparvata lugens isolate BPH chromosome 9, ASM1435652v1, whole genome shotgun sequence and includes:
- the LOC120352997 gene encoding uncharacterized protein LOC120352997, which produces MAYERFRADRLLSSKRTYMGLRRSYQRAARAARMRYNSELIDRAPNRCKAAWGIIRAAAGVPAPGAVPVSADDLHDAWTSSIRGICEGIRASPVVAADLLSASVRPPALRLLTWRRITCDDVTRVVNCLSNSSVILYGLPLWGGATDVARVLRLQKRALRIICGAGRLAHCRPLFIKERILTVLSLYVLHTLCRTHANVGLLVTRQSFHPYETRGRLRLDLPYQRLSRTRTGLAHMSISLYNRLPLLARDLPAVRFRGALRSLLTDHPLYSLREFCMLESSVLNWFVAASTEFAIIPHNLEHHHLVMSSLNPISINQAPS